In the Oryza glaberrima chromosome 6, OglaRS2, whole genome shotgun sequence genome, one interval contains:
- the LOC127775616 gene encoding 60S acidic ribosomal protein P3, giving the protein MGVYTFVCRSAGDEWTGKQLKGELEASAATPYELQRRLVAAASAADSAAGVQSSFSMVSPSSAVFQVIIGAVGGGAAIGGGAAAGAASGGAAAEAPKAEEKKEEEKEESEDDLGFSLFD; this is encoded by the exons ATGGGCGTGTACACCTTCGTGTGCCGGAGCGCCGGCGACGAGTGGACGGGCAAGCAGCTCAAGGGCGAGCTGgaggcctccgccgccaccccctacgagctgcagcgccgcctcgtcgccgccgcgtccgccgccgactcggCCGCCGGGGTCCAGTCCTCCTTCTCCATGGTCTCGCCCAGCTCCGCCGTCTTCCAG GTGATCATTGGTGCCGTTGGTGGTGGTGCCGCGATTGGTGGaggtgctgctgctggtgccgcTTCGGGTGGGGCTGCTGCCGAAGCCCCCAAGGCcgaggagaagaaggaagaagagaaggaggaaAGCGAGGACGACCTTGGATTCTCCCTCTTTGATTAG